One candidate division WOR-3 bacterium genomic window, GGGCGATACTGTTGCGGGCTAGAAGTTCCAAGCTGGACCCGGATATGGTATCAGCGGAAGAATGCGAGGATATACCGCAGCAGGCATTTATTGCCGCATTCCGCAAGTTTGCCGGATAGCCATGGGAAGCAGTCGAAGAGGGAGTGGCCGGAAAGGGAGTAGTCAGAACTATTTTTCACTCGCTACTTCCTGCTTCCAGTTTCGAGAGGGAGCGGACGGATAGCCATGAAAAGACCAAGGGTGGGGGTTTTTGTCTGCCACTGCGGCATCAATATCGCCGGCGTGGTGAAAGTCTCGGAGCTGGTAGAGCGGGCAAAGAAGATGCCAGGGGTGGTAGTAGCCCTGGATTACCAGTATTGCTGCTCAGACCCGGGGCAGAATCTTATTCGCGAGACAATCCTGAAGCAGAATTTGAACCGGGTGGTGGTGGCATGTTGTTCACCTACTCTGCATGAGAAGACGTTCCGCAAGGCATGCGCCGCCGCTGGTCTGAATCCGTACCTGTGCGAAATAGCAAATATCCGGGAGCATTGCTCCTGGGTAACCAAGGATAGAGACCAGGCTACGGATAAGGCCGAGGGTATCGTGGCTATGACCGTAGCCCGAGCATTATGGGACGAGTCTTTGGTGCCGGTGGGAGTGCCGGTTACAAGAAGAGCTCTGGTGGTGGGCGCAGGTATTGCCGGAATTCAGGCTGCCTTGGACATTGCCAATGCTGGTTACGAAGTAGTACTGGTTGAGCGGCAGCCACGCATCGGCGGGCATATCAGTGCTCTGACGCGGACCTTTCCTTACCTTGAGCGGGCGGAGTCGGTGTTTGCGCCCAAGCTAGCTGAGTGTGCTTCTCATCCGCACATTAGACTGCTTACTTCTGCTGAAGTGGCTGAGGTGTCGGGCAATGTGGGCGATTTCAGAGTGAAGATACAGCGTAGAGCACAGACAGAGACGGAGCAGGAAATAGAAGAGACAGTGGGGGCGATTGTTTTTGCCACCGGTTATGAGCTTTTCGATATTGCTAAGCTGGCACCGTATGGGGCAGGGCAGGTTGCGGATTTGGTTGATAGCCTTGAGTTTGAGAGACTTTTGGCCGTAGCAATGACCACTGGAGAGTTGAGAAGGCCATCAGATGGCGGGGTGCCAAAGCGAGTGGTGTTTGTGCAGTGTGCAGGTTCCCGGGATCAGGAGCACGGTGTGCCTTATTGCTCCAAGGTGTGTTGTATGTACACGGCGAAGAACGCCCTGGCATACAGGGAACTGGTACCGGATGGAGAGGCGATAGTCTGCTATATTGACGTGCGGACTCCGGGCAAGGGGTTTGAGGAGTTCTACCAGCGGGTAACAGATGCCGGTGTGAAATACTATCGAGGCAAGGTGGCCAGGGTTTTCCGCAACGGTGACAAGGTCAAGGTTCTGACTGCAGACACTCTGGCAGCAGCAAAACTGGAGTTAGATGCCGACCTGGTGGTTCTGGCTACAGCCATGGTTGCAGACCCGTATGGGGTGGAACTTGCCCGCAAGTTGAAAGTGCAGGTAGGCGCTTCCGGGTTTCTGAGTGAGGCACATCCCAAGTTGAGACCGGTAGAAACGTTAGCCGGCGGCTTCTTTCTTGCCGGTACCTGTCAAGGCCCCAAAGACGTATTCGAAACTGTGGTGCAGGCTTCTGCAGCCGCAGCCAAGGTGCTGGCTCTTTTCAGTCAGGACAAGCTGTATCACGAACCGACTATCGCTCAGGTGGACGAAGCGGTTTGCGTGGGATGCGGATATTGTGAGAAGACGTGTGCCTATTCTGCGGTGAAGGTGGACGAACGACGACGAATTGCAGTGGTGAACCCGGCCTTGTGCGAAGGATGCGGTGCGTGTGCGGTGGCGTGTCCTTCCGGCGCAATGACGCACCGCAACTTTTCCAAGCGTAGTATTGTGGAAATGGCAGAACAGGTGTAGCAAATGAGTTCTGATATCAGGCCACAGGTCGACAAGCCGGCGAGCCCGGAGAAACCGGTTGGTGCGGTGCTGGTGGTAGGTTCTGGTATCGGCGGTATTCAGGCGTCACTGGAGCTGGCTGATGCCGGGTTCAAGGTGTATCTTCTGGATGAAGCGACTGCCATCGGCGGTGTGATGGCTGGTCTGGATAAGACTTTTCCCACCAATGACTGCTCGATGTGCATTCTGGCGCCAAAGCTTGTGAGCACGGGAAGACATCAGAATATTCAGCTTCTGAATTACTCGGAGCTTGTTGCGCTGGAGGGTGAGCCAGGCCGGTTTCGTGCGCGCATCAGACACCGGCCCCGTTACGTGTTACTGGACAAATGTACCGGCTGTATGGATTGCACCAAGGTGTGTCCGGTGCACGTGGTGGATGAGTACAATCAGAAGCTATCTGAGCGCCGCGCCACCTACAAGCTTTACCCGCAGGCGATTCCGAACGCGGTGGCGATAGAAAAGAATGAGAAACGGGCACCGTGTCGGCTTGCCTGTCCCGCAGGGGTGAACGCCCAGGGGTATGTGGCACTCATTGCCGAACGCAAGTTCAAGGAAGCTTACGACCTGGTGCGGGAACGGCTGCCGTTTCCAGGTATCTGCGGACGGGTGTGTCATCATCCGTGCGAAACAGAGTGCAACCGCAAGGAGTTTGAAGGCCCGGTGGCTATCAGGACGCTTAAGCGGTTTGTTGCCGACCGGGCAATGGCAGAGAGGTCTGAAAGGTCGGCCAGACCAGACAAACCCGAGGAGCGCGCGGAGAGGGTGGCGGTTGTCGGCGCAGGGCCGGCTGGCTTGACCTGCGCTTTAGACCTGCGGAACAAGGGGTACAAGGTCACAGTGTTTGAAGCGGCAGACAAGCCGGGCGGAATGATGCGGTACGGGATTCCAGCGTACCGTCTGCCGCGGGAGATTATTGATGCCGAGATTGCTGATATTCTGGATACAGGCGTGGAGCTCAGAACTAATTCACCCATACGAACTCGGCAGGAACTGGACGGACTGCTGAGTGATGGATACAAAGCGGTATTTCTGAGCCTGGGTTGTCAGAAAAGCCGAACTCTCAAGATACCGGGGATGGAGCTGGAAGGAGTTCATCTGGGCGTAGAGTATCTGCGGGCGGCGAGCGAAGGCCGGCCGTTGCCTACCGGGAAGAAAGTGGTAGTAATTGGTGGCGGTAATGTGGCGGTGGATGTGGCGATGACGGCGCGGCGGTGCGGAGCCGAAGATGTGACAATGGTATGTCTGGAGTGCCGCGAAGAGATGCCGGCATTTGAGTATGAGATTGAGGAAGCTCTGGCTGAGGGTATCAAGATAAACCCTTCTTGGGGACCGCAGGCAATTCTGGGCAGGGAGGGTAAGGTTACAGGCCTGGAAACAGTGGAGTGCACGCGCGTATTTGATGATGCAGGCAGGTTCAATCCGGAGTTCAATACCTGCAACACCGGGTTTGTGGCAGCGGATACAGTGATACTGGCCATCGGTCAGGCTGTTGATGCGGATGGGTTCGACGGGTTTGAAAAGGGAGCAGGCGGTGTCTTCAAGGCTGACAAACTGACGCTTGCTACCAATGTGCCGGGAGTGTTTGCCGGCGGAGATATGGTATCCGGTCCCGCATCGGTGATTGAAGCCGTGGCTGCCGGGCACGAAGCGGCGATTTCCATTGACCGGTATATCAGAGGAGAAGACTTGTCCGCGGGGAGGGAGAAACCAAGGTACGAGTCAGCCTCGGCAGAGGAATCTGCGGCCGTGCGGGCAAAAATTCTTCGCCAGGAGAGGGCCAAGGAACCGGTGATTCCTATTGACAGGCGTCAGGACTTTGTCCAGGAGATTGCACTGGGCTTTGATGAGGAAACCGCGGTGGCTGAGGCAAAGCGTTGTCTTGCCTGCGGAGTCTGTTCGGAATGTATGCAGTGTGTAGCCGCGTGTGAAGCCAAGGCAATTGACCATACGATGAAGCCGACGGAAAGCGAGCTTGAAGTTGGAGCTGTGGTGCTTGCCACCGGTTTCAAGGAATACAAGCCGACGGGTGAATTCGGTTACGGCTACGGCCGTTATCCGAACGTTGTCACCAGCCTTGAGTTCGAGCGTATTTTGTCTGCGTCCGGGCCTTACGAGGGGCACGTGAAACGACCCTCGGACGGGAAACAACCCAGGAAGATAGCTTGGATTCAGTGCGTGGGTTCGCGCAATCAGGAACACTACTACTGTTCTTCAGTCTGCTGTATGTTTGCGACCAAGGAAGCAGTGATTGCCCGGGAACACTGTGGCGGTAACTTGGAATGTCATATCTACTTCATGGATATGCGCTGTTTCGGCAAGGATTTCGAGAAGTATTACGAGCGGGCACATCAGGAGTACGGAGTGCAGTTCCGGCGGTGCAAAGTGAGCGCGGTGGAAAGAAAGGGCTCAAAGGGTGGCGAGAACGAGAACCTGCTCATCAGCTACGAAGATGAGAATGGCTTATTGAAACAGGAAGAATATGATATGGTTGTGGTATCCAGCGCGCTGATGCCAAACCCTAGGTCGGTGGAACTTTGCCGGAAATTGGGGGTTAGCCTAGACGAGCAGGGCTTTGTCCGCACCGACCCGTTCCGGCCGATGATGACGGACCGGGAAGGGGTCTTTGCTTGTGGAGCGATGACCGAGCCCAAGGATATTCCCGAAACTGTTACCGAAGCGACTGGCGTAGCGGCCGCGGTAGGTTCGATGTTGGCCCGTAGCCGCAATACACTGGTCTCGGCTAGAGTTTATCCACCCCAGCGCGACGTATCAGCCGAAGAGCCGCGTATCGGAGTGTTTGTCTGCAACTGCGGTATCAATATCGGTGGCGTAGTCAAGGTAGGGAGTGTGGTTGAGTATGCCCGGACTTTGCCGAATGTGGTGTATGCAGAAGAGAATCTGTTCACCTGCTCGCAAGACACCCAGCAGAAGATTCGCAAGGCAATTGAGGAATATAGACTCAACCGGGTGGTAGTAGCGTCATGCACTCCGCGGACCCATGAGCCGTTGTTCCAAGAGACACTGGCTGAGGCTGGTCTGAATCCGTATTTGTTCACAATGGCGAATATCCGGGACCAGTGCTCCTGGGTGCATATGCAACAGCCGGAGGAAGCGACGCGAAAATCGCAGGAACTGGTAAGGATGGCAGTGGCTAATGCGCGGCTGTTGCGACCACTGGAATCTTACCCGCAGCCGATAACCCAGAGAGGACTAGTTATCGGTGGTGGGCTTGCGGGTATGACTGCGGCGCTGGCTATCGCTGAGCAGGGGTTTGAGGTATATCTGGTTGAGCGCGAGGAAAGACTGGGCGGCAAGTTGCGGCGGATGCGCTACAACGAAACCGGCGAGGATATAACTGACTTTCTTGCTCGGCTGGATAAGCAGGTGCGGGATAATCCACGCATAAAGCTTTTCACTTGGGCAGAGCTGGTGTCGGTGTCGGGTTATGTCGGGAACTACAAGACCAGAATCAAGCATCCGGGCGGCGAGACAGAGTTGGAACATGGCATATTCCTGGTAGCCACCGGTGCAGAAGAATACAAGCCCACTGAGTATCTGTACGGCAGGGATGCACGAGTGAAGACGCAGACCGAGCTGGAGGATATGGTGGCCGGGTCGAGCGATGAGTTACGTAATGCCGAATACATAGTGATGATACAGTGTGTGGGTTCGCGTGAGCCGGACCGTCCCTGGTGTTCACGCGTCTGTTGCACTGAGGCGGTGAAGAATGCGCTGCGTATCAAGCAGCTCAACCCCAAGGCTAACGTATATATCCTCTACCGTGACATGCGCACCTATGGTTTCAAGGAGGCGCTGTATCGGGACGCACGGGCATCGGGCGTGATGTTTGTCAGGTTTGACCCGGAAAGCAAGCCGGAAGTGACGCAACAGGATGGCAACCTGCATGTCTCGGTATATGACCCGGTGCTTCAGCGCCGGTTGGGTATCAATGCCGACCTGCTTGTGCTTTCGACCGGGGTAGTACCGCCGAAGACGAATTCGGCTCTAGCGCAACTGCTCAAGGTGCCGTTGAATGAAGACGGGTTTTTCCTTGAGGCACATATGAAACTGAGACCGGTGGATTTCACCACCCGGGGCGTGTTTATGGCCGGAATGTGCCACAGTCCGCGCCGGATTCCTGAGACAGTGGCGCAGGCGTATGCGGCTGCGGCCCGGGCGTGTACGATTCTTTCTCACAAGGAGCTTTCCACTGAGGCAGTGGTGGCGCAGGTGAATCCGCGCTGGTGCGTGGGCTGCGGTGTATGCGAGGAGACTTGTCAGTATGAGGCGGTGCGGGTGAATCCGGAGACCGGTAAGTCAGAGGTAACGGCAGTTCTATGCCAAGGCTGTGGCGCGTGCGCGGCGGCCTGCCCATCGGAAGCAATCAAGCTCAAGGGATTTGAAGCAAAGAACGTGATTTCGATGGTGGACGCGGCGTTACAGGAGGTCTGACATGTCTGATCAGTCTGACTTCGAACCAAAGATAGTAGGGTTCCTGTGCAACTGGTGTACTTATGCCGGAGCAGACCTGGCTGGCACTTCGCGCATGCAGTATCCGCCGAATATGAGGCCCATAAGGGTGATGTGTTCAGGTTCGGTTGATTCGGTGTATATCCTGCGTGCGCTCCTTGCTGGTGCAGACGGCGTTTTCCTCGGCGGCTGTCATCCGGGAGACTGTCACTATGTCTCGGGCAACTATAAAGCACGGAGACGGATGGTGCTGTTTCGGTCTATTATGCGGTCACTTGGTCTGGATGAAGACCGGGTTTGGCTACGTTGGATTTCTGCGGCCGAGGGCAGAAAGTTCGCCGATACGATGACCGAGATAACCGAGTATCTGAAGAAGAAGGGGCCGAGTCCGTTCCGCGGTCAGTGGGATGTGTAGCATGGCGATGAATAATCATCAGAGCGGTTTTCTGAAGGTCCAGAACCAGAATCCAGAGGAGACTCTACGCCAGGTGTTCGCCGGATGGCTGCGGGAGCACAAGCTGACGGCGATTCTGGCCCCGGCGCTTTCCTCTGCTGGCAGTGCGACACTGGCACTTGTGTCCGAACCAGAAAGACTTGCGAGCGTGCTGCCCTTGCTGCCGGCGATGGCGGTGAACGCTGCTTCGGTGGTGCACGAGATTGCCGGAGGTTCAGGGGCCGGCGAGACGGTGGGACTATTGTTGCGTCCGTGCGAGTTGCGGGCGGTGGTGGAGTTGGTGAAGCTCAGGCAGATACTGACTGACAGCCTGGTACTCATTGGTATTGACTGTCCAGGCACTTACCGGGCAGCAGGTTTTCGGGAACTGCGCCGGGACGACGCAGACTTTGATAATAAACACGTCCGCAACCAGCAGGAATATGTGTCCAATGTGAACTTCCGCACCGCTTGCCAGATGTGCGAATTTGCCAAGCCTCTGACCTTTGATCTGTGTATTGGCTGGCTGGGTATGGACCCGGACAAAGAGTTGTTCCTGGAGGCTGCAACCGAGAAGGGCAAGGGGTTACTTGAGAATTTGGAATTGAGCGTGGCAGCAGAGCCTGAAACAAGAAAGCAGTATCTGACCGAGCACGCAAGAAAGCGGCAGGAGCAGACAAGGGAACGTATCGAGCAGATGGACAAGCAGATAATGGGCGTGGAAAACCTTGTCCGCTATTTTGCCGACTGCCTGAATTGCCACAACTGCATGAAGGTATGCCCGGTGTGCTACTGTCATGAATGCTTCTTTGATTCTGATACTTTCAAGCGTGACCTGGACGAACACGTGCGGGCTTCCAGGCGCAAAGGGTTGAGCCGAATGCCCTCTGAGACGATGCTGTTCCATTTGACCAGGATGAATCATATGATGACTTCCTGCGTTGCCTGTGGGATATGCGAGGATTCTTGCCCGGTGACTATCGGGCTGGCAACCCTATTCAAGAAGGTATCCCAGAATGCGCAGCAGGAGTTCGACTATTTGGCAGGCCGGAGTCTGGAAGAACCGCTACCGCTGACTACGTTCCGGGAAGATGAGTTCAAGAAGGTAGGAGAAGAGTAAGAGATGAAGTCAGAAGCCAGCGGTGAAGGGCCAGCAGCCGAAGTCTCTGCTCAAACAAGGGTAGTTGAGGAACTGCTGGTCAATAACCTGGATATGGATTTCCGGGACAGGCTGGTGGCAAAGGCAGGGGATGCGGGGTTCATGCATTGCTTGGCGTGCGGTTCCTGTTCTGCTTCTTGTCCGGTGCGCAGGCTGGAGGAGAAATACAATCCTCGGCGTATCATCCGGATGGCGATAATGGGGATGAAGGAAGAGGTGTATGCTTCTGAGTTCGTCTGGATATGTTCTTACCACTCAACCTGTCTGCGTCGGTGTCCGCAGGGTGTGAGCATCGGCGCAATCGCAGACGCCGTGGTGCGCATGGCCGAGGAAGGACGTAGGGGCCTGGTTACAGGCTCGGAACATACCACGTCCACTGGCCAGGTGGTTACGCCAGATGAATCTGGTCGTACGTTCAAGAGGAAGGTGATGAAGAACGTTCCTGAATTGGGCCGTTGCTTTGTCTGCGGTTCCTGCACCGCGGTATGTCCGGAGACATTGATGGACCCTATGAAAGACCCTCGGGCATTTATCCGCAAGGTGAACCTTGGCCTTGCTCGTGAGGCGATGGCCGATGAGTTCAAGGACATTTGCGCCACTCATTTCCGTTGTCTTTCTCGCTGTCCGCAGGGCGTGAACATAGCGAAGATAATGAACGCCATACGGGAATTGGCAGTTGAGGACGGCTATGCATACCCAGAGACGCTTGCGGCACTCGAACGCACAGAAAAGAATGTAATGATTTGAACTCAGATGTTTGATTCGTTGAATCCGGGACAGAAAAGGACGGGTGCAGTTCTGGTTATCGGCGGCGGCATCGGCGGCGTGCAGACAGCGCTGGATTTGGCAGATTCCGGTTTCCGGGTGTATTTGACTGAGCGCCTGCCGGCTATCGGCGGCGTGATGGCGATGCTGGACAAGACCTTCCCAACGAACGACTGTTCGATGTGTATTCTGTCGCCCAAGCTGGTGGCCGCGGCCAGGCATCCCAACATCGTGCTGTTCACCCTGACCGAGGTTCTTGGCATCGAGGGTCAACCGGGCAATTTTGCAGTGCGGCTCCTGAAGCGCGCCCGTTTTGTCAACCTGGACAAGTGTACCGGTTGCGGTGATTGTCTGGCCAAGTGTCCGGTGAAGCTGCCCAACGAGTTTGAGGGCAGGTTGTCAGAGCGACGTGCCATTTATCGGCTGTATGCGCAGGCCGTACCCAATGCCCCTATGATAGACCGGGAGTACTGCCTGAAGCTGACTAAGGACCGCTGCGGTGCGTGTGCGAAGAATTGCAGGGCCGGAGCGATTGATTATGCCCAGCACGACACAGAGGTAACTATTCGGGTTGGTTCGGTCGTGGTTGCTGCCGGGTCGGAAATTGCGCCGACCGCGCTGCGGCCGGAATACGGCCACGGGCGATACAAAAATGTGGTCACAAGTCTGGAGTTTGAACGCATTCTTTCAGCCTCCGGCCCTTATGGGGGCCACATTCGACGTCCGGCCGATGGCAGAGAACCCAAGAAAATTGCCTGGCTGCAATGCGTGGGCTCGCGCGACGAGTCGGCAGAGAAAGGTTACTGCTCCGCGATGTGCTGTATGTACGCGGTCAAGGAAGCAGTTATCGCCAAGGAGCACATGGCATCAATAGAGCCGACGATCTTCTATATGGATATGCGTTCCTACGGTAAGGATTTCGATAGGTACGTGGAGCGGGCCGAGCAGCAGTACGGGGTGAGGCCAGTCCGGGCGCGAGTCCCAGAAGTCCGTGAGGACCCAAGAACCAAAGACTTGTTTGTGCGCTTTGCCGGGGACAATGGCCAGCAGTCGGAACGATTCGATATGGTGGTTCTTTCCTGCGGGCTGGTGCCGCCGTCCCGACTCCTGGAGCTTTCCCGAAAGCTGGACATAGAGCTTGACCGTTTCGGGTTCGCTTCCGGTTCTCTGTGGGAGCCGGTGGGAACGACGCGGTCTGGTATCAGCGTAGCCGGCACATTTTCTCAGCCGATGGCGATACCGGAGACAGTCACCGAAGCCTCGGCCTCGGCCGCAACCGCAGAAGGACTATTGGCTGATGTGCGGGGTGCACTGGTGGAAGCACAGCCTTCGCCGGTTGAACTGGATGTCAGGGGTGAGCCACCGCGCATTGGTGCTTTTATCTGTCATTGTGGCATCAATATTGGTGGGATTGTCAATGTGCCGTCGGTGGTGGAATATGCCAAGACCCTACCGTTTGTCGTGTATGCCGAGGAGAACCTGTATTCCTGTTCCGGCGATACTCAGGAGAAGATAAAGGAACGCATCAAGGAGCACCGGCTGAACCGCGTAGTTGTAGCATCGTGTTCTCCGCGCACGCACGAGCCGTTATTCCAGGCCACTTGCGTCGAGGCGGGCCTGAATCCGCACCTTTTCACGATGGCAAATATTCGGGATCAGTGTTCCTGGGTGCATATGAAGGAACCGGAAAGGGCGACCGAGAAGGCGAAGGAGTTGGTTCGGATGGCCGTGGCCCGGGCGGTGCGGCTGAGTCCGTTACCGCGGGTCAAGCTTCCGGTCACCAAGTCAGCGCTGGTCGTAGGTGGTGGCATCGCCGGTATGGCTGCGGCGCTGGCAATTGCGGACGAGGGATTCGATGTGTGCCTGGTTGAAAGAGAAGCAGAACTTGGTGGTAATGCGCGGCAGATTCACAAGTCGGTTGGCGGCGAAGACGTACAGGCTGAGCTCGGGGAAATGAAGGGGCGAGTAGGCAAGCATCCGCGTATCAAGGTGCTTATTGGAGCACAGATCAAGAGTATCGAAGGTTTTGTGGGAAACTACAAGACAACGATAGAGCTCGCCGATAAGTCTGAATTCTGCTACAGTCACGGCGTTGTGGTCGTTGCTACCGGTGCGCAGTATCGTACTCCGAGTGAGTACCGCTACGGGGAAACTCCAAACATCATCACTCAGCGAGAACTGGAAAGACAACTGGCAGTTCAGCGTACGAGTTCTTCCTCCGGACGTGTGAGGCTCTGGTCAGCTGGTAACTCTGTGGTAATGATTCAGTGCGTTGGTTCCCGCGAGCCTGGGCGTCCCTATTGTTCGCGTGTATGCTGTGCGGAAGCGGTCAAGAATGCAATCGAGCTGAAGGAGTTGAGTCCGGATACGGATGTGTATGTCCTTTACCGCGACATCAGAACTTACGGAATGCGTGAGGAATACTATCGCCAGGCACGCGAGCTGGGTGTGGTGTTCATTCGCTATACACCAGAGAATAAACCTGAGGTCAAGCTTGTTGAGGGTAAGCCGATTGTGCTGACGTATGATCCGATCCTGGGTCGAAGGCTTGAACTCAGACCTGACTGGCTGGTACTGAGCACGGGTGTCGTGGCGCAAACCGGCTCAGAGGAACTGGCCAAGATGCTCAAGGTGCCGCTGAATGCCGACGGGTTCTTCCTTGAGGCGCATATGAAGCTGAGACCGGTAGATTTCGCGACTGAAGGCGTGTTCATGGCCGGGATGTGCCACTTCCCGAAGTTTATTGACGAATCCATTGCCCAAGCCAGGGCTGCTGCGGCCAGGGCGGCTACGGTATTGGCGCGCGAGTTTATTGAGTCTGAGGCAACGGTGGCACATGTTGACCAGACCCGTTGTACTGCCTGCCACATGTGCGAGACGCTCTGTGCGTACCGCGCCATCGAGGTTAAGACTGTGAATGAGACATTCGGCATCCAGGCCGCGGTAGTCAACGAGGCGCTGTGCAAAGGATGCGGCGCGTGCGTGGCCAGTTGTCGGTGCTCGGCCATAGACCTCAGGGGATTTACCAACGAGAACATCAGCCGCGAAATTGAGGCACTGCTCAACGTGTAGTCCTCACCACCCGTTGACCGGTAATGTCAGCCGGCATTTGCTTACGCCAAGTCAGTCGCCTATAATATGGAAATGAGAACCATCAGATTGAGAACTAACATCGACAAGGTCGTGATGCTTTCGGTGCAGGGTAAGGTGAGCTATCCTTCGGGAAGCCGTGGCCACGGAGTGGATGCGGACGGCAGGCCGTTTCTATTGCCGTCCATTGGCGGCATTTCCTATAACGTGAAGGTCGGAGACCCGGCGTTCGGCTGGGCCGGAGACCACATCGAGCCGGGGGTTTCCTGCATTGCGGACTGGGAGAAGCGGATGGACCATCCGAATACCTCCTTCCACTTCTACTCATGCATCGGAAACGAATGCCGGGTGGTGACCGGTGAAGCCAAGGGCGCAAAGGGGGTCGTTACCGGACATCATGGTGGAGCCGAGCATGTACTAGTTGACTTTGCTGACGCGGTTCTTGAGAAGCTTCAGATGGAGGATAAGTTCCTTGTGCGCGGATATGGTCAGGGGTTCAAACTTCTTGACTACCCGGAAGTGCAGGTGACGAACCTTGACCCCGGGCTGTTCTTCAAGATGGGCGTGCGCGATACTGGCGGCAAGCTTGAGGTCCGGGTCGCCGCGGTCGTGCCCGGATACCTGATGGGTTCGGGTGTGGGTTCACGTTCGATGGGTACCGGCGACTACGATGTGATGACCACCGACCGCAAGGAAATCGCACGGCTCGGTCTGGACCGGCTGCGGTTCGGCGACATCGTCGCAATTACCGACCATGACAACGTTTACGGCCGATCTTGGCGCAAGGGGGCGGTTACGATTGGCGTCGTGGTTCACTCAGACTGCGTCGTGGCCGGACATGGGCCTGGTGTCACGACGGTTCTGTCGGCAGCAAGGCCGCTGATTGCTCCGAAGCTAGACCCGCACGCGAATATTGCCGAGATTCTGAAAATCGGCCGGTTCCGGCCAAAGCGCGGAAAGTAAGACGACAACAGGAGGAAGTGTGAAGTACGTCTGTGCAATTGCCGTATTGTTTACGGTCATGACAGGCCCGGTTCTTGCCCGGCCTGGCCACCACTACAACATGGGTCCGGTGCACCGGTTCTCGCCTGTGCCAACCGAGGAGGCGAATCTGGTCACTTTTGCCAACGGCTGGGTGATTGATACCCAACAGGGCGAACCGAATTTGCCAGAGGACCTGTGCATCGAAGCGAACTCGGCCGATGAACTCTACCATATTGTTCAGTTCACTGGCCCGATAGACCAGCAGTGGTTCAGGACGCTTGCATCAGCCGGCATCCGCTCGTTCGGTTACTTGCCCCAGTACGCAGTGCTGGCCCAGCTCAATGCGGGACAGCGTGAGTTCGTGGCAGGCCTGCCGTTTGTCAACTGGGTCGGCCTGTTTCAACCGGTGTATAAACTTGAACTCGACCTGCTCGGTAAAACTGGTGTGCGTCGGTTCTCGGTTGTGCTCATGCCTGATGCGGATGCAACCGCAGCTACCCGACTGGTCGAGGATTGCGGCGGCGAAGTTCTGCTGGTTGACACGTCCTGCCCAAGCACGACGATGGAGGTAGTGCTGGACACTCGCCATATACCAGAACTGGCCAGGCTGAACGATGTGTTGTGGATTCAGGCATGGTCTGAGCCTACAACGTGTAACAATTCGGCTCAGTGGGTGGTTCAGGCCGGCTGGCTTGCAACCGCACCACCTGATACAAGCCTGACCGCACGCAAAGTCTGGGCCAACGGTGTGCGGGGCCAGGGCGTGATTCTGTCAGTGCATGACACCGGGCTCAATACCGGTCACAACATGTTCAAGGACCCGGCACTATCTATTACTCCACCCGGAATCTGGCCCACCCACCGCAAGGTTGTTGCCTATAAGCG contains:
- a CDS encoding CoB--CoM heterodisulfide reductase iron-sulfur subunit A family protein; translated protein: MKRPRVGVFVCHCGINIAGVVKVSELVERAKKMPGVVVALDYQYCCSDPGQNLIRETILKQNLNRVVVACCSPTLHEKTFRKACAAAGLNPYLCEIANIREHCSWVTKDRDQATDKAEGIVAMTVARALWDESLVPVGVPVTRRALVVGAGIAGIQAALDIANAGYEVVLVERQPRIGGHISALTRTFPYLERAESVFAPKLAECASHPHIRLLTSAEVAEVSGNVGDFRVKIQRRAQTETEQEIEETVGAIVFATGYELFDIAKLAPYGAGQVADLVDSLEFERLLAVAMTTGELRRPSDGGVPKRVVFVQCAGSRDQEHGVPYCSKVCCMYTAKNALAYRELVPDGEAIVCYIDVRTPGKGFEEFYQRVTDAGVKYYRGKVARVFRNGDKVKVLTADTLAAAKLELDADLVVLATAMVADPYGVELARKLKVQVGASGFLSEAHPKLRPVETLAGGFFLAGTCQGPKDVFETVVQASAAAAKVLALFSQDKLYHEPTIAQVDEAVCVGCGYCEKTCAYSAVKVDERRRIAVVNPALCEGCGACAVACPSGAMTHRNFSKRSIVEMAEQV
- a CDS encoding FAD-dependent oxidoreductase; the encoded protein is MSSDIRPQVDKPASPEKPVGAVLVVGSGIGGIQASLELADAGFKVYLLDEATAIGGVMAGLDKTFPTNDCSMCILAPKLVSTGRHQNIQLLNYSELVALEGEPGRFRARIRHRPRYVLLDKCTGCMDCTKVCPVHVVDEYNQKLSERRATYKLYPQAIPNAVAIEKNEKRAPCRLACPAGVNAQGYVALIAERKFKEAYDLVRERLPFPGICGRVCHHPCETECNRKEFEGPVAIRTLKRFVADRAMAERSERSARPDKPEERAERVAVVGAGPAGLTCALDLRNKGYKVTVFEAADKPGGMMRYGIPAYRLPREIIDAEIADILDTGVELRTNSPIRTRQELDGLLSDGYKAVFLSLGCQKSRTLKIPGMELEGVHLGVEYLRAASEGRPLPTGKKVVVIGGGNVAVDVAMTARRCGAEDVTMVCLECREEMPAFEYEIEEALAEGIKINPSWGPQAILGREGKVTGLETVECTRVFDDAGRFNPEFNTCNTGFVAADTVILAIGQAVDADGFDGFEKGAGGVFKADKLTLATNVPGVFAGGDMVSGPASVIEAVAAGHEAAISIDRYIRGEDLSAGREKPRYESASAEESAAVRAKILRQERAKEPVIPIDRRQDFVQEIALGFDEETAVAEAKRCLACGVCSECMQCVAACEAKAIDHTMKPTESELEVGAVVLATGFKEYKPTGEFGYGYGRYPNVVTSLEFERILSASGPYEGHVKRPSDGKQPRKIAWIQCVGSRNQEHYYCSSVCCMFATKEAVIAREHCGGNLECHIYFMDMRCFGKDFEKYYERAHQEYGVQFRRCKVSAVERKGSKGGENENLLISYEDENGLLKQEEYDMVVVSSALMPNPRSVELCRKLGVSLDEQGFVRTDPFRPMMTDREGVFACGAMTEPKDIPETVTEATGVAAAVGSMLARSRNTLVSARVYPPQRDVSAEEPRIGVFVCNCGINIGGVVKVGSVVEYARTLPNVVYAEENLFTCSQDTQQKIRKAIEEYRLNRVVVASCTPRTHEPLFQETLAEAGLNPYLFTMANIRDQCSWVHMQQPEEATRKSQELVRMAVANARLLRPLESYPQPITQRGLVIGGGLAGMTAALAIAEQGFEVYLVEREERLGGKLRRMRYNETGEDITDFLARLDKQVRDNPRIKLFTWAELVSVSGYVGNYKTRIKHPGGETELEHGIFLVATGAEEYKPTEYLYGRDARVKTQTELEDMVAGSSDELRNAEYIVMIQCVGSREPDRPWCSRVCCTEAVKNALRIKQLNPKANVYILYRDMRTYGFKEALYRDARASGVMFVRFDPESKPEVTQQDGNLHVSVYDPVLQRRLGINADLLVLSTGVVPPKTNSALAQLLKVPLNEDGFFLEAHMKLRPVDFTTRGVFMAGMCHSPRRIPETVAQAYAAAARACTILSHKELSTEAVVAQVNPRWCVGCGVCEETCQYEAVRVNPETGKSEVTAVLCQGCGACAAACPSEAIKLKGFEAKNVISMVDAALQEV
- a CDS encoding hydrogenase iron-sulfur subunit, with amino-acid sequence MSDQSDFEPKIVGFLCNWCTYAGADLAGTSRMQYPPNMRPIRVMCSGSVDSVYILRALLAGADGVFLGGCHPGDCHYVSGNYKARRRMVLFRSIMRSLGLDEDRVWLRWISAAEGRKFADTMTEITEYLKKKGPSPFRGQWDV